A section of the Citrus sinensis cultivar Valencia sweet orange chromosome 8, DVS_A1.0, whole genome shotgun sequence genome encodes:
- the LOC102626233 gene encoding magnesium transporter MRS2-3-like: MRIHPPRSRPEHENNPDPTQQPTTNLAVTSVGGVRKKVAGVRPWLVLDSTGQTQVVEAGKHAIMRRTGLPARDLRILDPMLSYPSTILGRESAIVINLEQIKAIITAQEVLLLNSRDPSVAPFVEELKRRILCHYQATKAQEGDGDISNWKNLYDSGTPESRASSPPDFAGTGISESEEITEERKEDGKQGLENRDGPKVLPFEFVALEACLESACSCLENEATTLEQEAHPALDTLTSKISTLNLERVRQIKSRLVAISGRVQKVRDELEHLLDDDEDMAEMYLTEKLQQQLKSSSTSSMRERDDDMDVDDRTNEISFNATGGLTSYEVVQENTDNTRDSLFTRHNVLSNDSHGTHTSTVHSTISNHLDVEELEMLLEAYFVQVDGIVNKLSTLREYVDDTEDYINIMLDDKQNNLLQMGVMMTTATLVISAFIALVGVFGMNITIELFDHTKARMPEFLWTVAGGTIGTIFLYAAAIAWYKYKRLLES; this comes from the exons ATGAGAATCCACCCGCCACGATCTAGACCTGAACATGAAAACAACCCTGATCCGACGCAACAGCCGACCACTAACCTGGCAGTCACCTCGGTTGGGGGGGTCCGGAAGAAGGTAGCCGGAGTTCGACCCTGGTTGGTTTTAGATTCAACCGGGCAGACGCAGGTGGTGGAAGCCGGAAAGCACGCCATCATGAGGCGGACGGGGCTGCCAGCCCGGGACCTTCGGATCCTTGATCCGATGCTCTCATACCCATCAACTATACTGGGTCGAGAAAGTGCCATAGTCATCAATTTGGAGCAGATCAAGGCCATCATCACTGCACAGGAAGTCCTTTTGCTGAACTCTAGAGACCCTTCTGTTGCTCCCTTTGTTGAAGAGTTGAAAAGGAGGATTTTGTGTCACTATCAGGCCACTAAAGCTCAG GAAGGCGATGGTGATATTTCAAACTGGAAGAATTTGTATGATTCAGGGACACCAGAATCAAGAGCTTCCAGTCCTCCAGATTTTGCCGGAACCGGCATTTCAGAGTCTGAGGAAATAACCGAGGAAAGGAAGGAAGATGGGAAACAGGGTCTTGAGAATCGAGATGGACCGAAGGTTCTTCCGTTTGAATTTGTTGCACTAGAAGCATGCCTTGAATCTGCTTGCAGTTGCTTGGAAAATGAA GCAACAACATTAGAGCAAGAGGCTCATCCAGCCTTGGATACGCTTACGTCAAAGATCAGCACTCTTAATTTAGAACGTGTCCGCCAAATTAAGAGTCGTTTGGTTGCAATAAGCGGACGTGTTCAGAAG GTACGAGATGAATTAGAGCACTTGctagatgatgatgaagatatgGCTGAGATGTATCTAACTGAAAAGTTGCAACAGCAACTGAAGAGCTCTTCAACTTCCTCTATGCGTGAGCGAGATGATGACATGGATGTCGATGACAG AACAAATGAAATCTCATTTAATGCTACCGGGGGATTGACTAGTTATGAAGTGGTTCAGGAGAACACAGACAACACCCGTGATAGTTTGTTTACTCGTCATAATGTACTTAGCAATGACAGCCATGGGACGCATACTAGTACAGTTCACAGCACAATAAGCAATCACCTTGACGTGGAGGAGCTAGAGATGCTCCTGGAAGCGTACTTTGTGCAAGTTGATGGTATAGTGAACAAGCTATCTACG CTGAGGGAGTATGTAGACGATACAGAGGACTACATTAACATAATGCTGGATGACAAACAGAACAATCTTTTGCAAATGGGGGTCATGATGACGACTGCAACTCTTGTGATTAGTGCCTTCATTGCCTTGGTTGGTGTTTTTGGGATGAATATAACCATTGAGCTTTTTGATCATACCAAAGCAAGGATGCCAGAGTTTCTCTGGACGGTTGCTGGTGGTACCATTGGCACCATATTTCTATATGCTGCTGCTATTGCTTGGTATAAGTACAAGCGTTTGCTGGAGTCATAA
- the LOC102627099 gene encoding uncharacterized protein LOC102627099, translating to MSSIDQSILMALTVTVNKYASLNVQAVHRREAKTPKTTGAKAKAAAAFHDIGRRGLLLSSVVAAPQVNNDDSKTQLLQKYLKKSEENKAKNDKERMDSYYKRNYKDYFDFIEGSLKGKSEQELSESEKGILEWLKTNK from the exons ATGAGTTCAATAGACCAAAGTATATTGATGGCGTTAACTGTTACAGTGAACAAATATGCTTCATTAAATGTACAAGCAGTTCACAGAAGAGAAGCAAAAACCCCAAAAACAACAggagcaaaagcaaaagcagcGGCCGCATTCCATGACATAGGAAGAAGAGGGCTGCTTCTGTCCTCTGTTGTTGCAGCTCCACAAGTCAACAATGATGATTCCAAGACCCAGCTTCTTCAAA AATATCTTAAGAAATCAGAGGAAAACAAGGCAAAAAATGACAAGGAG AGAATGGATAGCTATTACAAGAGGAACTACAAGGATTACTTTGACTTTATAGAGGGATCTTTGAAAGGGAAGAGTGAGCAGGAACTCTCTGAATCTGAAAAGGGTATCCTTGAATGGCTTAAGACTAACAAATAA
- the LOC102627392 gene encoding protein SOB FIVE-LIKE 5 translates to MNALASECSSGCESGWTLYLEHSSHRNASGRSGGFCHENYYEEKKYSVKHNEHVVDDDEEDLSMVSDASSGPPHFNEDEEVGYFNDVKATTKLPNNGGKRLKNKEQRCREKEKLPCFLDDTASSPVINFSSKNDFALTNTNQASMESMLDYSQAFSATHFQGRSAIFQDRFGFLQPSLSGNHLQNNQWC, encoded by the exons atgaatgcgTTGGCTTCAGAATGCAGTAGTGGCTGTGAATCCGGATGGACTCTGTACTTGGAGCATTCTTCACATAGAAATGCTAGTGGCCGTAGTGGTGGCTTTTGTCATGAAAATTACtatgaagagaaaaaatatagTGTTAAGCATAATGAACATGtcgttgatgatgatgaagaggatTTGTCAATGGTTTCTGATGCATCTTCAGGGCCTCCACATtttaatgaagatgaagaagttGGCTACTTCAATGATGTTAAAGCTACTACTAAACTGCCTAATAATGGTGGCAAGAGGCtgaaaaacaaagaacaaCGATGTCgcgaaaaggaaaaacttCCTTGTTTTCTTGATGATACTGCAAGCTCCCCAGTCATCAACTTCTCCTCCAAG AACGATTTTGCTCTCACCAATACTAATCAGGCTTCAATGGAGAGTATGTTAGATTATTCTCAAGCATTTTCTGCAACTCATTTTCAG GGTAGATCTGCAATATTCCAAGATCGTTTTGGTTTCTTACAACCTTCGCTTTCAGGAAACCATCTTCAAAATAACCA GTGGTGTTAA
- the LOC102627695 gene encoding protein SRG1-like — protein sequence MEKYNDGGCCHHVTFIDQDGHRKTSTVPVVQELARQGLTQLPERFIRAPSKKNPIDDDSHSSGVSPKALPVINVAKLRAKSSDPEGRAEELAKLAGGVRDWGLCLITEHGISSCVLHGVKDVVKSFFGLSFEEKKQTVGSYGKIDNMGYGRNFVKSEDQPLDWIDRLTMKAAPVGGDEGLNVWPQKPENFRQVTERYVLEARKVLDELLQALAEALSLERNVFVKYFDPTNSEINVRVNYYPPCPRPDLAQGITPHSDASALTLLMQFDATGGLQVLRDQKWLTLPWPTDALLVNVGDFLEIMSNGWLKSPWHRVVTQMEVERFSVALFYNPPSWTEIVPEPVDDSAGQDGGGGFRKVVVGDYLKHFYEISPTEDKQAIMYARV from the exons ATGGAGAAATATAACGACGGTGGCTGCTGCCATCACGTCACCTTCATAGACCAAGATGGTCACCGGAAAACCTCAACAGTGCCGGTGGTCCAAGAACTTGCCCGCCAAGGGCTAACCCAATTGCCGGAGAGGTTCATACGTGCCCCCTCTAAGAAGAACCCAATTGACGATGACTCCCACAGTTCAGGCGTCTCACCAAAGGCACTTCCTGTGATAAACGTGGCTAAATTAAGGGCAAAATCGTCAGATCCCGAGGGTCGAGCTGAAGAGCTAGCCAAGCTAGCCGGTGGTGTTAGAGACTGGGGCTTGTGTTTGATTACGGAACATGGCATAAGCTCTTGTGTTTTGCATGGAGTTAAGGACGTTGTGAAATCATTTTTTGGATTGTCTTTTGAAGAGAAAAAACAGACCGTTGGATCGTATGGGAAGATTGATAATATGGGATATGGCCGGAATTTTGTGAAGTCGGAAGATCAGCCGTTGGATTGGATTGATCGTTTGACCATGAAGGCAGCTCCTGTGGGAGGAGATGAAGGGCTCAATGTTTGGCCTCAGAAACCAGAGAATTTTAG GCAAGTGACAGAAAGGTACGTCTTGGAAGCAAGAAAAGTGTTGGACGAGTTGCTGCAAGCCCTGGCAGAGGCATTATCGCTGGAAAGAaatgtttttgtaaaatactTTGATCCCACTAATAGTGAGATTAATGTGAGAGTAAATTACTACCCTCCATGTCCGAGGCCTGACCTAGCACAAGGCATTACGCCTCACTCAGACGCCAGTGCGTTGACTCTCTTGATGCAATTTGACGCCACCGGTGGGCTTCAAGTGCTAAGAGATCAGAAATGGCTAACACTGCCGTGGCCAACCGATGCATTGCTAGTGAACGTGGGAGATTTTCTTGAAATTATGAGCAATGGGTGGTTGAAGAGCCCATGGCATAGAGTTGTGACACAAATGGAAGTGGAAAGATTCTCGGTGGCTTTGTTCTATAACCCGCCATCATGGACCGAGATCGTGCCGGAGCCGGTAGACGATTCTGCTGGACaagatggtggtggtggtttcAGGAAAGTGGTAGTTGGTGATTATTTGAAgcatttttatgaaattagtcCCACTGAGGATAAGCAAGCCATCATGTATGCTAGGGTTTAA
- the LOC102627980 gene encoding cyclin-D4-1-like has translation MSAESLDNSHSSSLYCGEEDAAAAAADGGSDMVSCDTTDTWIFHNQSPAFDVVDDADADDVVSRLIDRESETHHMLHPDYLHRFRDCSVFVTARQDSINWILNVHAYYKFRPVTALLSVNYFDRFLSSHFLPLGNGWPLQLLSVACLSLAAKMEETQVPLLLDLQIFDPRFVFEPKTVQRMELRVMSVLNWRLNSITPFDYLHYFISKLPASSSEPGSFTRFLWSSSDLIIRTTRVVNFLGFAPSTIAAAAVLCAAGESLDSPAICHQRLNEEMVRSCHQLMEEYLIDTCPSAQVKDQSEEPQVAPPSPVGVLDAAACGSCDTRSDNPGSSNQVEAELCAKRLRSSAPDVQQP, from the exons ATGTCTGCTGAGTCGCTTGATAATTCTCACAGCAGCTCGCTCTACTGCGGTGAAGAAGatgccgccgccgccgccgctgATGGTGGTAGTGACATGGTCTCTTGTGATACCACTGACACGTGGATCTTCCACAATCAATCTCCGGCGTTCGATGTCGTTGATGATGCTGATGCTGATGATGTTGTCTCAAGGCTCATTGACCGTGAGAGTGAGACCCACCACATGCTTCACCCCGATTATCTCCACCGTTTCCGTGACTGTTCCGTTTTCGTCACCGCCCGTCAAGATTCCATCAACTGGATCCTCAac GTGCATGCTTACTATAAGTTCAGGCCAGTGACAGCGTTACTGTCAGTCAACTACTTTGACCGTTTCCTTTCCTCCCATTTTCTCCCG CTAGGAAATGGGTGGCCGCTTCAGCTACTGTCAGTTGCGTGCTTGTCTTTAGCGGCGAAAATGGAAGAAACCCAAGTGCCCCTGTTATTGGATCTTCAAATATTTGACCCGAGATTCGTATTTGAACCCAAAACCGTTCAAAGAATGGAGCTCCGAGTGATGTCCGTTCTCAATTGGAGACTCAATTCCATCACCCCGTTTGATTATCTTCATTACTTCATCTCAAAACTACCCGCTTCCAGCTCCGAACCCGGGTCGTTTACCCGATTTTTATGGTCCTCGTCGGATCTCATTATCAGAACCACCCGTG ttgTTAATTTCTTGGGTTTTGCACCTTCTACAATAGCAGCGGCGGCGGTTTTATGTGCCGCCGGTGAAAGCTTAGACTCACCGGCTATTTGTCATCAGAGACTGAACGAA GAAATGGTGAGAAGCTGTCACCAACTCATGGAGGAGTATCTGATCGACACCTGTCCATCAGCTCAGGTTAAGGACCAGAGCGAGGAGCCGCAAGTCGCGCCTCCAAGCCCAGTTGGTGTGCTGGACGCGGCTGCTTGTGGAAGTTGCGACACGCGCTCGGACAATCCCGGCTCCAGTAACCAAGTCGAAGCCGAGCTGTGTGCTAAGCGGTTACGATCCTCTGCCCCGGATGTACAGCAACCGTAG
- the LOC127899108 gene encoding uncharacterized protein LOC127899108: MSSSSSSSSSSSSSSLSSSPFNNPEAREALFSKLADKEAEASKHMAEELFKEEKIDSALCVVDRARMKNPNHQGLNSHFACYVVHKLAAEKKSWYAVLGIRDHRAGVDVIKKRYEALVQLFKPDRCSSVGADTANKLINEAWEVLSDPKRREAYDLLMCFDKTVQIQAENQDPEMNVVKLENQDPEDNNDDKPKPKPSLVERFRGNASSPAASSASSPSPSSFLHKTKKVLVVRRNSGQDRGNSGDKIIIITRKPPMKN; encoded by the coding sequence atgtcgtcgtcgtcgtcgtcgtcgtcttCTTCGTCTTCTTCGTCTTTATCTTCTTCCCCATTTAACAATCCAGAAGCCAGAGAGGCTCTGTTTTCCAAGTTGGCAGACAAGGAAGCGGAAGCCAGCAAACACATGGCAGAAGAATtattcaaagaagaaaaaatcgATTCCGCCCTCTGCGTCGTGGACAGAGCACGGATGAAAAACCCAAACCATCAGGGGCTGAACAGCCACTTCGCGTGTTACGTGGTGCACAAGCTGGCGGCGGAGAAGAAGAGTTGGTACGCGGTGCTCGGGATCAGAGACCACCGCGCCGGAGTCGACGTCATCAAGAAACGTTACGAGGCTCTGGTGCAGTTGTTTAAGCCGGATCGGTGTTCGTCCGTCGGGGCGGATACCGCCAATAAGTTAATTAACGAAGCGTGGGAAGTGTTGTCGGATCCGAAAAGAAGGGAGGCTTATGATTTGTTGATGTGTTTTGATAAAACTGTTCAGATTCAGGCCGAGAATCAAGATCCTGAAATGAACGTTGTCAAATTGGAGAATCAAGATCCCGaagataataatgatgataagCCTAAGCCTAAGCCTTCATTGGTGGAAAGGTTCAGGGGAAACGCATCGAGCCCTGCTGCGTCGTCGGCGTCGTCGCCGTCGCCATCGAGTTTCCTTCATAAGACGAAGAAGGTTTTGGTCGTGAGAAGGAATTCCGGTCAGGATAGGGGGAATTCCGGTGAcaaaattatcatcatcacaAGGAAACCACCAATGAAGAATTAA